The Calditerricola satsumensis genome contains a region encoding:
- a CDS encoding coproporphyrinogen III oxidase — MRLFVECAEPYARELELIAKLFFDDLAFLRDATDGASWRARVTVEEGDGDEPVRAKAELRTPERTYRAEHARPVRFVGEARARQKAAKKAAAYVFLDVLEQATGVRQPWGVLTGVRPTKLYHQFVQAGHTPEEIAAILESEYRLTPEKVDLLARIVARQRTVLPDLYELDGEVSLYIGIPFCPTKCAYCTFPAYDIRGQQGSVDDFLRALLDEIAQVGAWLRERNLPVTSIYVGGGTPTSLTAEQLDTLLDALRAHVPHVDRVREWTVEAGRPDTITPEKIAVLKKHGVGRISVNPQSFTQATLEAIGRHHTVGETIEAFHLARRMGVDNINMDLIIGLPGEGTGHLRHSLDMVGRLQPDSLTIHTLAFKRASAMTQNREAYRVASREEIHRMMALAASWTAAHGYHPYYLYRQKNILGNLENVGYAKDGKESVYNIIIMEERHTIIGLGCGAVSKIILPGTDRVIRFANPKEPKAYIAHSRDTLAKKLALLDEAYGAKAATASA; from the coding sequence GTGCGGCTGTTTGTCGAATGCGCGGAACCCTACGCGCGGGAATTGGAACTGATCGCCAAGCTCTTCTTTGATGACCTGGCTTTTCTGCGCGACGCGACGGACGGGGCCTCGTGGCGCGCCCGCGTGACGGTCGAGGAGGGCGACGGTGACGAACCGGTTCGCGCGAAGGCCGAACTCAGGACGCCGGAGCGGACCTATCGCGCGGAGCACGCGCGCCCGGTGCGCTTTGTGGGCGAGGCGCGCGCGCGGCAGAAGGCGGCCAAGAAGGCGGCGGCGTACGTGTTTCTCGATGTGTTGGAACAGGCCACCGGCGTGCGCCAGCCCTGGGGCGTGCTGACCGGCGTGCGGCCGACAAAGCTGTACCACCAGTTCGTGCAAGCCGGGCACACGCCTGAGGAGATCGCCGCCATCCTCGAAAGCGAGTACCGCCTGACCCCGGAAAAGGTGGACCTGCTTGCCCGCATCGTCGCCCGCCAGCGCACCGTACTGCCCGACTTGTACGAGCTGGACGGCGAAGTCAGCTTGTACATCGGCATCCCCTTCTGCCCGACCAAGTGCGCCTACTGCACCTTCCCGGCCTACGACATCCGCGGCCAGCAGGGCTCGGTGGACGACTTTCTGCGCGCCCTCCTCGACGAGATCGCCCAGGTGGGCGCCTGGCTGCGCGAGCGGAATCTTCCCGTCACGTCGATCTACGTTGGCGGGGGCACGCCGACGAGCCTTACCGCCGAGCAGCTGGACACGCTGCTTGACGCGTTGCGCGCCCACGTGCCGCACGTCGACCGGGTGCGCGAGTGGACCGTCGAGGCCGGTCGTCCGGACACGATCACGCCGGAGAAGATCGCCGTTCTGAAGAAACACGGCGTCGGCCGCATCAGCGTCAACCCGCAGTCCTTCACCCAGGCCACGCTGGAGGCCATCGGCCGCCATCACACGGTGGGGGAGACGATCGAGGCGTTTCACTTGGCCCGCCGGATGGGCGTCGACAACATCAACATGGACCTGATCATCGGCCTCCCCGGAGAGGGCACAGGCCACCTGCGCCACTCCCTGGACATGGTGGGCCGGCTTCAGCCCGATTCGCTCACCATCCACACGCTGGCCTTCAAACGCGCTTCGGCGATGACGCAGAACCGCGAGGCGTACCGGGTGGCCTCCCGCGAGGAGATCCACCGGATGATGGCGCTGGCCGCTTCGTGGACGGCTGCCCACGGGTACCATCCGTACTACCTGTACCGGCAAAAGAACATTCTCGGCAACCTCGAGAATGTTGGGTACGCCAAAGACGGGAAAGAGAGCGTCTACAACATCATCATCATGGAGGAGCGGCACACGATCATCGGCCTTGGCTGCGGTGCGGTGAGCAAGATCATCCTGCCGGGCACGGACAGGGTGATCCGCTTTGCCAACCCCAAGGAACCGAAGGCGTACATCGCGCATTCTCGCGACACGCTGGCCAAGAAGCTGGCGCTGCTCGATGAGGCGTACGGGGCAAAGGCGGCGACGGCGAGCGCATGA